DNA sequence from the Sulfurimonas sp. HSL3-7 genome:
TGCTTTCTGTATGGTAATCGAAGGGGTCAAGGCCGAGGTCGCGATGCACGTTGCCAGAGCCGTCAAGGTGCCGGTGATCGGCATCGGCGCCGGCAACAGCGTTGACGGACAGGTGCTTGTCTTTTCCGACATGCTGGGACTTTTCGAGGCGTTCACCCCCAAATTCGTCAAGAAGTACCTCAACGGTGCCGAGCTGGTCAAAGAGGCCGTCCAGAACTACAAAGATGAAGTTGAATCGCGCCGTTTTCCTGATGAGATCCACACCTATTAAACACTATTTCAAAGAGAAGAGAGGCTGATGGAACGCATAGTCGAAATCGAAAAATTTGAGACCGAAGAGCTCAGCGAAACCAACCTACGCCCCGATGCCTGGAACGAATATGTCGGTCAGGAACAGATCAAAAAGAACCTCGGCGTCTTTATCGAGGCGAGCAAAAAACGCGGCGAGGCGCTCGACCATGTCCTCTTCTACGGCCCCCCGGGGCTGGGCAAGACCACCCTCGCACTGATCATCGCCAATGAGATGGGCTCAAGCATCAAAGTCACCGCCGCGCCGATGATCGAAAAGAGCGGCGACCTGGCCGCGATCATGACCAATCTCGACGAAGGGGATATCCTCTTCATCGACGAGATCCACCGACTCTCGCCTGCGGTCGAAGAGATCCTCTACTCGGCGATGGAGGATTTTCGCCTGGACATCATCATCGGCAGCGGACCGGCGGCGCAGACGGTCAAGATCGACCTTCCCCGCTTTACCCTGATCGGCGCGACCACCCGTGCGGGGATGCTTTCCAACCCGCTCCGCGACCGTTTCGGCATGAGTTTCCGCATGAACTTCTACGGCCCCCAAGAGCTTGCACTTATCGTGCAGCAGGCCTCCGAGAAGCTGAGCAAAGAGATCGTTCATGAAGCTGCTCTCGAGATCGCCAAACGCTCCCGGGGAACACCGCGTATCGCGCTCAGACTGCTGCGACGCGTTCGCGACTTCTCGGATGTGGCCAATGAGGAGCAGATCCTGCTTGAAAGGACCCGATTCGCCCTGGAGCAGCTCGGCATCAATACCTACGGTTTTGACGAGATGGACATCCGTCTTCTGGAGTACCTGATGCAGGCCAAAGGGCGCCCGATGGGGCTGAGCACCATTGCCGCGGCGCTGAGCGAAGACGAGGGCACCGTCGAAGACGTACTCGAACCTTATCTGCTGGCCAACGGCTACCTCGAGAGGACAGCCCGGGGGCGTGTCGCCACACAGAAGAGCTACGAAGTGCTGAAGTTCAAGGCACCCACTCAGAAACACTCTCTCTTTGAAGAATAGAGAGAGACGATGAAACCGCAATACATCATCATCACCCTCTTGGGCTTCTCTCTCTACTGGATGTTCCTGCTTTATCAGCCTTTTCTGCTGAGCATCATGATCGCGGCCCTTCTGGCTGTCTCCACCGCCTCCGTGCAGCGTCGCCTTGAGCAGCAGACCGGCTCGGTGCTTTTAGCCTCGCTGATCTCCACCATCACCCTGGCTATTCTCTTTTTTGCTCCTCTGGGCTACTTTTTGACCACCTTCACCCTCTATCTGGGCAATACGGACATCACAGCCCTGGAGCAGATCTACTTTGAGATCAGTGACTGGGCCGGGCATATGCCCTCCTATCTGGCCTTTTTACAGCCCTTTATTGACGACGCCCTCAGCGAGATCGAGATCAACAAGCTCGCAAAACACACTCTGGGCATGGCGGGCACCATCGGCAGCTACAGTGCGGGTTTTCTTAAAAATGCGCTGCTGATCATCATCTTCTACTTCTTTTCGCATTTTTACGGCAAGACGATCTTCGCCTATTTCAGACGCGTCATCCAGCTTCCCCAGCAGGATGCGACACTGCTCAGCTTCGAGCTTTCGTCGGTCATGAGCGTGGTCTTCTACTCCATTTTGACCACCGCTGTCTTTGAAGGGGCACTCTTCGGTGTGGCTGTCGGTTTCATGGGGTATAACGGCCTTCTCTTCGGGATCATGTACGGTTTTGCATCGCTGATGCCCGTTGTCGGCGGCGCGCTGATGTGGGTCCCTTTTATGGTCTATGAACTCAGCCACGGCAATACCGGCAGTGCCCTCTTCATCGTCCTCTACTCCATTATTGTCATCTCGATCATTGCCGACACCCTCATCAAACCCGTCATCATCAAAGAGATCAACCTGCGCATCGTCAAGACCGACGCCAAGATGAACGAACTGCTGATCTTCTTCTCTATCATCGCCGGTCTCGGCGCTTTCGGTTTCTGGGGGATGATCCTCGGCCCAGCCATTACCGCCTTTTTCCTCTCGCTGCTCAAGCTGATTGAGCTTCGACAGAAAGTGGAGAGCGCGTAAGTGGAAAGGGTTTGCCTTCAGTCTGAGCATATTTTAAAAATAATCCTCATAATCTGTTGATAAGAGCCAACAGCAAAATGCATGGAAAGCACTTAAAGAATTAAAATTCTATGCAGGACAGAACTAAATTCTGTATCGTGAAATGCTTTATCGTACAAATATAAAGAGAGAAAAAGATAAAGAGAGAATCATCAAATTACACGAATGAGTGTCATGTGTTAGTCTGTTGATGAAAAAGAAAAAAGATCGTAACACGTAGCACGATGAAAGCGTACTGCTTTTACAGCAAGTGAATAGGATCGTATTTGACCTGTCTGCCCGAAGCCGGGCTGTGGGAGCGTTACTGCCCGCCCCCTATGTCGGCACCGAGATCCATCGTGTGCGGCAGTTCGTGCGGAAGGCCCTCGTTCACTCTGCGCGCAAGGTTCAGCGCATTGATCAGATCGTCGAGGTTTTCGTAGGGGATATGCACTTTCCACTCCTGATCCTCTCCACTGACCGAAATACCTACACTCACGACCGGACTGCTATGCTCCCCATAAGGCCTTTCAATATGGACGACACTGATCTTGCCATCCGTTGTATGCGCCAAATCCAAGGTTGTTATATCGACAATTTTTTTAGACATGAGAGACTCCTTCTCTGAATATGTTCTGCTTATTTCTATTGTAGCATACTTTTTTGCTAATGCAACCCGTACAGAACATCAGATTTTTTACACAATTCAAAATGTCAAAGAAGTTGATGTTGTGATGCGTCCGTAGATTAATTCCGGCAGAAGTGACGGAATGCCATGTGTTGACAGTTAAAAGTCCGGGTAGTGACTTTTGGCCGGAGGGTATAGCGTTTCTTTCTTTTCGTTAGGTTTCTTTCTTGAGCTAGCAAGAAAGAAATGTAACATCACTACTATCAAAACTCATTCAAAAAAAGAGAGTCACTTGAGAAGTGTTCGAACGTATGACTTTTGTATCATACACTCTTTCCTTTTTGTCTCGCCAAAAACGAAACCAAAAAGCGCTCGTGACGGCTTCGAGCCCAGTAGCTACTGGGTACCAAACTTCCAATCAATTTGACACTAAAAACGGCAAACTCGCTTACGCTCAAACAAGCCGTTTTCTTAACGCATCAAATTGATTTCCAGTTTGCTCTGCAGATGCCACGAAAAGAGCCAAGCGGTGACGCATCTATTGGAATCTAAAAGCTGATGCTTTTCACAATACAGCTTCGTTTTCTTGTGCGGAGTGATGGGCTGTCATTCAATTTCACATTATCAACGAAGTTTGTGTTTCTTTTGCGTCAGAAGATTAATTCCGGCAGCAGTGCCGGAATGCCACTGGGAGAAAGATGAAAGTCTTAAAAGTGACTTTTGGCCGGAGGGTATTATCCTTTTCTTTTTTGGTTACTTTTTCTTTTGGATAAGCAAAAGAAAAAAGTGACACCTCTACTATCAAAAATCATTCAAACAAAAAATATATAAACAGCAAAGAAAAAACGCTCCAGGCTACCTCTTTTTCGCGAGTCTCCCGTTGAAATAGAACCACAGAACCATCGCCGTCACCATCATTCCGAAACTCAGCAGCTGCCCCATCGTCAGCCATTCACCGAAGAGAAAGCCCAGCTGTACGTCGGGCTGACGCCAGAACTCTGCAGTGAAACGCATCAGCCCGTACGCAAACCCGTAAAGCAGAATAAGCTCACCGTTGAAACGTTTATGGCTGCGGTATAGGTAGATGACCAGAAAGACCACCAATCCCTCGAGGATCGCCTCGTAGATCTGTGACGGGTGGCGCAGTACGCCGTCGACGTAGATGCCCCACGGCAGATCGGTCGTACGGCCGATGAGCTCTTTGTTGAGGAAGTTGCCGATGCGCCCGAACATATAGCCGACAGGAACGGCCAGCGCCACGACATCCATGATGATGCCGAAAGAGACCTCCGGATGGCGCCTGTGATAGTAGAGCGAGCCCAGGAACCAGCCGATGATCGCACCGTGGTAGCTCATGCCCCGGATCCCGACAAACTCCCCCTCTTTCGAGAAGGGGTTGAACATCTGCCACGGATGGCTCAGGTAATAGCTGGTATTCGGGTCATAAAAGAGGATGTAGCCCAGACGCGCCCCCAGAATGATTCCGATCTCGATATAGATGAAGTAGTCATCAAGCTGGCTCTGTTCGATGGCAAGCCTATCGCGCCTGACCATGCGTTTGGCGATATAGAGTGCGCTGACCAGGGCCAGGACATACATCATCCCGTACCAATGGACCGGGAAGGAGAAGAGTGTAAAGGCAACAGGGTTGAATTGTTCGTAGATATTGTTCCAGTATTCCATTGTCGTTCCGTTTATGGTGTGGCAAAGTATATCGAAAAACCCTATGAGCGAAGTTACAGAGCTGTTCTTTCCTGCACCCTGCCCTTCGCTGCTATCTCAGCAGCGCCAGCGAGACCAGCAACACGCCGACCGTCAACAGGTAGAAAGGAAGTATCACAAACCCCAACCTTCTACCACCCAGCACAAAAACGATGCCCATCTTGACCGTCGCATTGACCGATGTCGCTATGACGATACCGTTCAT
Encoded proteins:
- the ruvB gene encoding Holliday junction branch migration DNA helicase RuvB, yielding MERIVEIEKFETEELSETNLRPDAWNEYVGQEQIKKNLGVFIEASKKRGEALDHVLFYGPPGLGKTTLALIIANEMGSSIKVTAAPMIEKSGDLAAIMTNLDEGDILFIDEIHRLSPAVEEILYSAMEDFRLDIIIGSGPAAQTVKIDLPRFTLIGATTRAGMLSNPLRDRFGMSFRMNFYGPQELALIVQQASEKLSKEIVHEAALEIAKRSRGTPRIALRLLRRVRDFSDVANEEQILLERTRFALEQLGINTYGFDEMDIRLLEYLMQAKGRPMGLSTIAAALSEDEGTVEDVLEPYLLANGYLERTARGRVATQKSYEVLKFKAPTQKHSLFEE
- a CDS encoding AI-2E family transporter, which gives rise to MKPQYIIITLLGFSLYWMFLLYQPFLLSIMIAALLAVSTASVQRRLEQQTGSVLLASLISTITLAILFFAPLGYFLTTFTLYLGNTDITALEQIYFEISDWAGHMPSYLAFLQPFIDDALSEIEINKLAKHTLGMAGTIGSYSAGFLKNALLIIIFYFFSHFYGKTIFAYFRRVIQLPQQDATLLSFELSSVMSVVFYSILTTAVFEGALFGVAVGFMGYNGLLFGIMYGFASLMPVVGGALMWVPFMVYELSHGNTGSALFIVLYSIIVISIIADTLIKPVIIKEINLRIVKTDAKMNELLIFFSIIAGLGAFGFWGMILGPAITAFFLSLLKLIELRQKVESA
- the lgt gene encoding prolipoprotein diacylglyceryl transferase, whose protein sequence is MEYWNNIYEQFNPVAFTLFSFPVHWYGMMYVLALVSALYIAKRMVRRDRLAIEQSQLDDYFIYIEIGIILGARLGYILFYDPNTSYYLSHPWQMFNPFSKEGEFVGIRGMSYHGAIIGWFLGSLYYHRRHPEVSFGIIMDVVALAVPVGYMFGRIGNFLNKELIGRTTDLPWGIYVDGVLRHPSQIYEAILEGLVVFLVIYLYRSHKRFNGELILLYGFAYGLMRFTAEFWRQPDVQLGFLFGEWLTMGQLLSFGMMVTAMVLWFYFNGRLAKKR